A single window of Candidatus Rhabdochlamydia oedothoracis DNA harbors:
- a CDS encoding autotransporter outer membrane beta-barrel domain-containing protein, which translates to MKSIRFFVLNSLTLFSAHLWSASLTVSTSEDNGPGSLRQAILELNSAIGTSHTITINAGLPTITLASSLPVIQKPVSIITSGGIPQVIDGNANQFRLFATTKPLTVQNCTLQNGGALGGNATTTTGGPGGGAGGGGGLGAGGGIYIAPGSSVILNSTTIQNNIARGGAGGTGQSNTNIANGGCGGGASFSSADPNSNGLSSGGGDNPGQSGVNGGKGGAQGGGDGGKNTQILTDGKAGSGYGGGGNGGGNGGVGHIELLKLPGGDFGAGGGGGGSGSAYGIVIAVPVSDEKLAEEYDVYIATLGGRGGKGGGGGGGAAINSNGGGGGGFGSGGGGGSNILDFITGAGGGGGGFGGGGGGGSSGKSSDNRQTGGGGGGGGFGGGGGGAGGSRQYLGGLGYGGRYGGDGGMQKTTTSYAGAGAGGAGIGGAIFVSYDSVLTIQDSVSLSGNQAIGGIAGASDPALSLAATDGQSFANDVFLYTDAQLIFDNETDLSANFAIQSDPKSPSDRGIFKQNTGTVTLSSTSNNYRGGTQIKEGTLSIASDVLGDSSGPIAFFGGILETTSSFSLSRSIFLAPFGTISVDSSCILTIPGIITGPGSLIKSNDGTLVLTGANDYMGGTTVSGGTLQGNTTSLQGDIIDNAILIFDQESTGTYNGNISGSGTLIKQKFGLVNFTNDSSSFAGQVAVNVGALLVNGKLGGTCTVAPNGVLGGVGTIGTVINDGIVAPGNSIGTLTVNGNYTQSSSGTLAIEIDVMGENDLLQVIGTASLNGALSIRLEPGVYSEETVYTFLTAESVTGQFSNSFSDQRLVYTVNYFPNQVQLSLSAPSLIISIPNSSLTGNARAVADYLFCSSFDFADIDLDAVANALLQLPMDEYAKALKSLTPAAFGSLPLVELESIFNLANAFFMTGAGQRSYCYTDIDEPTNIWVNHLGFIYSQEGCQEAPGFKAHTYGVAVGADHLFIDQWSIGVGIAYSHAQLDWKHQMGDAYGNSVHLGPYIKYDSENFYFDFLLLGAGNFYDVDRKIVFPGISRKAHSDPTTWNFSEILLAGLRLEPFNVDNFFVQPEIRLDQTNSFQGKFKEKGAQSIDLSIKDKCSSFLRSLVNIKVTKESCISGFCLVPSVNLGWLRTTPLIGGHYTSGFRGKTFCEPNFSATSFHQTIDQLLVGAQFLISCQGDFQLSIGYEGTFGRGTKVNEMNLALDWKF; encoded by the coding sequence ATGAAATCAATACGATTTTTTGTTTTGAATAGTTTAACGCTTTTTTCAGCTCACTTATGGAGTGCTTCGCTTACCGTTTCAACTAGTGAAGATAATGGACCAGGAAGTCTTAGACAAGCTATTTTAGAACTCAATAGTGCAATAGGAACATCACATACTATAACCATTAATGCAGGGTTGCCTACTATTACGCTTGCTAGTAGCTTACCCGTCATCCAAAAACCAGTATCCATTATCACCTCTGGAGGGATTCCTCAAGTAATCGATGGCAATGCCAATCAATTCCGCTTATTTGCTACAACTAAACCCCTAACAGTACAAAACTGTACTCTACAAAATGGTGGTGCTCTTGGAGGAAATGCAACAACCACCACTGGTGGTCCTGGTGGTGGAGCTGGAGGTGGGGGTGGACTAGGAGCAGGGGGCGGTATTTATATTGCACCAGGAAGCTCTGTTATCTTAAATAGTACTACTATTCAAAATAACATTGCGCGAGGAGGTGCTGGAGGAACTGGACAAAGTAACACAAATATTGCAAATGGAGGGTGTGGTGGTGGAGCTAGCTTTTCATCTGCAGACCCAAATAGCAATGGGCTTAGTTCAGGAGGAGGAGATAATCCTGGTCAAAGCGGTGTCAATGGAGGAAAAGGAGGGGCACAAGGAGGAGGAGATGGAGGAAAAAACACGCAAATTCTTACCGACGGGAAGGCAGGATCCGGTTATGGAGGAGGAGGAAATGGAGGTGGGAATGGTGGTGTTGGCCATATTGAATTACTAAAGCTCCCAGGTGGAGATTTTGGAGCTGGTGGTGGTGGTGGCGGTAGTGGAAGTGCTTATGGAATAGTAATAGCTGTTCCTGTATCAGATGAAAAATTAGCAGAAGAATATGACGTTTACATTGCTACCTTGGGTGGTAGGGGAGGCAAAGGCGGAGGCGGAGGCGGAGGTGCGGCAATTAACAGTAATGGTGGTGGTGGTGGTGGATTTGGTAGCGGTGGTGGCGGTGGCAGTAACATCTTGGATTTTATAACTGGAGCTGGTGGTGGTGGTGGTGGGTTTGGTGGCGGTGGTGGTGGTGGTAGTAGTGGCAAAAGCAGCGATAATAGGCAAACCGGCGGTGGCGGTGGCGGCGGTGGCTTTGGAGGAGGAGGTGGTGGAGCTGGTGGAAGTCGACAATATTTAGGTGGACTAGGCTATGGAGGAAGATATGGTGGAGATGGAGGAATGCAGAAGACAACAACTTCTTACGCAGGAGCTGGAGCAGGTGGAGCTGGAATTGGAGGAGCTATTTTTGTTTCTTATGATAGCGTTTTAACCATCCAAGACTCAGTCTCTTTAAGCGGTAATCAAGCAATCGGAGGAATAGCTGGAGCTTCAGATCCTGCTCTGTCTTTAGCGGCTACCGATGGACAAAGTTTTGCTAATGATGTGTTTTTATACACTGATGCTCAGTTGATCTTTGATAACGAAACAGATCTATCAGCAAATTTTGCTATCCAATCAGATCCAAAAAGCCCTTCAGATAGGGGAATTTTCAAACAAAATACCGGTACAGTCACACTTTCTTCAACAAGTAACAACTATAGAGGAGGAACTCAAATCAAAGAAGGAACGTTATCTATTGCAAGCGATGTACTCGGTGATTCGTCTGGTCCGATAGCTTTTTTTGGAGGCATTCTTGAAACTACCAGCTCTTTCTCCTTGTCTAGGAGCATTTTTCTTGCCCCTTTTGGCACAATTAGTGTGGATTCCTCTTGTATTTTAACTATTCCAGGAATAATTACAGGCCCTGGTAGTCTAATAAAATCAAATGACGGAACACTCGTTTTAACAGGGGCGAATGACTACATGGGGGGAACAACGGTAAGTGGTGGAACACTGCAAGGGAATACAACCAGTCTACAAGGAGACATTATCGATAATGCCATTCTAATTTTTGATCAAGAAAGCACAGGAACATATAATGGAAACATTTCAGGATCTGGCACTTTGATCAAGCAAAAGTTTGGATTGGTAAATTTTACCAATGACTCTTCAAGTTTTGCAGGCCAGGTAGCTGTCAATGTAGGAGCTCTTCTCGTCAATGGAAAATTAGGTGGCACATGCACTGTCGCACCTAACGGAGTGCTCGGTGGAGTGGGAACAATCGGTACGGTAATTAACGATGGCATCGTTGCACCAGGTAATTCGATTGGAACTCTAACCGTCAATGGAAATTATACACAAAGTTCAAGCGGTACATTAGCCATAGAGATCGATGTAATGGGAGAAAATGATCTACTACAAGTGATAGGGACTGCCTCGTTGAATGGGGCTCTTTCCATCAGACTTGAACCCGGAGTTTATTCAGAAGAAACAGTTTATACCTTTCTTACCGCAGAATCTGTTACAGGGCAATTTAGCAACTCTTTTAGCGATCAACGCCTAGTTTATACCGTCAATTATTTCCCTAACCAAGTTCAACTCTCTTTAAGTGCTCCTTCTTTAATTATAAGTATACCTAATTCTAGCTTGACCGGTAATGCGCGAGCTGTTGCAGATTATCTATTTTGTTCCTCCTTTGACTTCGCAGATATAGATCTCGATGCAGTGGCTAATGCTTTACTCCAGCTACCGATGGATGAATATGCAAAAGCACTTAAAAGCTTAACCCCTGCTGCATTTGGATCTCTGCCCTTAGTTGAACTCGAGAGCATTTTTAATCTTGCCAATGCCTTTTTTATGACAGGAGCTGGTCAAAGGTCTTATTGTTATACAGATATCGATGAACCTACGAATATTTGGGTCAACCATTTAGGGTTTATTTATTCACAAGAAGGGTGTCAAGAAGCTCCTGGCTTTAAGGCTCACACCTATGGAGTTGCAGTAGGAGCAGACCACCTGTTTATCGATCAGTGGAGCATAGGGGTAGGGATCGCGTACTCTCATGCCCAACTTGATTGGAAACATCAGATGGGGGATGCTTATGGTAACTCTGTGCATTTAGGTCCTTATATAAAGTACGACTCTGAAAATTTCTATTTTGATTTTCTGCTTTTAGGAGCAGGTAATTTCTATGATGTAGATCGAAAAATTGTATTTCCAGGGATTTCTAGAAAAGCGCATAGCGATCCTACTACTTGGAACTTCTCAGAGATTCTCTTAGCAGGGCTTAGATTAGAGCCCTTCAATGTAGACAATTTTTTCGTGCAACCTGAAATCAGGTTAGATCAAACCAACTCGTTCCAAGGAAAATTTAAAGAAAAAGGAGCTCAGTCTATCGACCTTTCTATAAAAGACAAATGCTCTTCCTTTTTACGCTCCTTGGTCAATATTAAAGTCACTAAAGAATCATGTATTAGTGGTTTTTGCTTAGTTCCTAGTGTCAATCTAGGTTGGTTGAGAACAACTCCTTTAATAGGCGGTCATTACACCTCTGGATTTAGAGGGAAAACATTTTGTGAACCAAATTTTTCGGCGACTAGCTTTCATCAAACAATCGATCAATTGCTCGTGGGTGCGCAATTTCTTATCTCTTGCCAGGGAGACTTCCAGTTATCTATTGGTTATGAAGGAACCTTTGGTAGAGGGACAAAAGTCAATGAAATGAATTTGGCTCTGGATTGGAAGTTTTAG
- a CDS encoding helix-turn-helix domain-containing protein: MIFNNQTQGETLPKGYHHLTYDQRCQIYILQARGDTSSSIANILKVHHSTISRELKRNKGQRGYRHQQAQEKAFLRKNSQPNKKMTPPLNDPTLLFKVANAFYLISLGVSFPSYQRNNLMGKNIDTCLL; encoded by the coding sequence GTGATTTTTAACAATCAAACACAAGGAGAGACCTTGCCTAAAGGCTACCATCACCTAACCTATGACCAAAGATGTCAGATTTATATTTTACAAGCTAGAGGAGATACATCTAGCTCAATAGCAAACATTCTAAAAGTTCATCATAGCACTATTAGTAGGGAACTTAAGAGAAATAAAGGGCAACGAGGATACCGTCATCAGCAAGCTCAAGAAAAAGCATTTCTTAGAAAAAATTCTCAGCCCAATAAAAAAATGACTCCTCCTCTCAACGACCCAACGTTGCTTTTCAAGGTAGCAAATGCCTTTTATCTTATATCCCTTGGTGTTTCTTTTCCGAGCTATCAGAGGAACAACCTCATGGGAAAGAACATCGATACGTGTTTGCTCTGA
- a CDS encoding RING finger protein, whose product MTTSISNTNQETCVICQEDYQEEKIFDVTKVVELACHHFYHIGCIAQSLRHQENGQRDLTCCYCTQKVALSTRSVHAFANQEVFQERLEEIREEYNYDDEVIEAVSAVADLNTSLNALSISFPLNSDDAIANQENAKKLTNAIFDLVIKNEMIKEDLKVTVLRILSAMVLGTRALRSVYDEARSWKSIPFEHWPRKIKEEGVLVRYEDEDIRIRISANQLKKVVDKIFVDALVSHYRKKAENFLQSARSWAPWILGGAAVTVLAAKKL is encoded by the coding sequence ATGACTACTTCTATTTCAAATACTAATCAAGAAACATGCGTAATATGCCAAGAAGATTATCAGGAGGAGAAAATATTTGATGTTACTAAGGTTGTTGAATTAGCATGTCATCATTTCTATCATATTGGTTGTATAGCACAATCTTTAAGACATCAAGAAAATGGACAAAGAGATCTAACTTGTTGTTATTGTACTCAAAAAGTTGCTTTATCAACTCGATCTGTACATGCTTTTGCTAATCAGGAAGTATTCCAGGAAAGGCTTGAAGAAATTAGAGAGGAATATAATTACGATGATGAAGTGATAGAGGCTGTTTCTGCTGTTGCTGACTTAAACACTTCTCTTAATGCTCTATCTATTTCATTCCCGCTGAACTCCGATGATGCTATAGCAAATCAGGAGAATGCAAAAAAACTAACTAATGCTATCTTTGATTTAGTTATAAAAAATGAGATGATTAAAGAAGATTTAAAAGTAACTGTATTACGAATTTTATCTGCTATGGTATTAGGAACTCGAGCTTTAAGATCTGTATATGATGAAGCAAGGAGCTGGAAAAGCATACCTTTTGAACATTGGCCCCGTAAGATTAAGGAAGAAGGTGTTTTAGTTCGATACGAAGATGAAGATATTAGAATACGTATTTCAGCAAATCAGCTTAAAAAAGTAGTAGATAAGATTTTTGTGGATGCTTTAGTTAGCCACTATCGCAAAAAAGCTGAGAATTTTTTGCAATCTGCCCGCTCTTGGGCTCCATGGATTTTGGGTGGAGCTGCAGTAACTGTATTAGCAGCAAAAAAGCTCTAG
- a CDS encoding IS630 family transposase, with protein sequence MKKLIPSQRADLEHKLKHPKDYSERNRLCVILGYDEGISTKNLAKTLRISPITVQKYLREYDSENKTGSSPRGGSKSKLSQDQKESLLKHLHEKTYLKVKGIIAYVHEQYGIKYSRSGMTDWLIQHGFVYKRPKKIPGKLAPEKQRIFIEQYRALKETLNPDEEIYFIDAVHPEHQSQAVCGWIKKGVQKTLQTSGKQLRLHFAGALCLTGMKIFTEEYKTVDADAMLDFFKKLEKQTEARIIHVILDNARSNKNKKLEEFLMSSRIKVHYLPPYSPNLNPIERLWKILKEKKVYNRYYETSVTFFQAIRGFFLEEIPKITDILKCRINDKFQVVDLNPIKLAV encoded by the coding sequence ATGAAAAAACTGATCCCTAGCCAGAGAGCTGACTTAGAACACAAGTTAAAGCATCCAAAAGACTATTCTGAACGGAATAGGCTTTGTGTAATTTTGGGCTATGATGAGGGTATCTCAACAAAAAATCTTGCTAAAACACTCCGGATAAGCCCTATCACTGTTCAGAAATACCTCAGAGAATATGATTCCGAAAATAAAACTGGAAGTAGCCCTCGAGGCGGTAGCAAATCAAAACTTTCACAAGACCAAAAAGAGTCTCTACTAAAACACCTACATGAAAAGACCTATCTTAAAGTCAAAGGGATCATAGCTTATGTGCATGAGCAATATGGGATAAAATATTCCCGAAGTGGCATGACAGATTGGCTCATACAGCACGGATTTGTTTATAAACGTCCTAAAAAGATTCCTGGGAAATTAGCTCCTGAAAAACAACGAATTTTCATAGAACAATATAGGGCTTTAAAGGAGACCTTAAACCCTGATGAAGAGATCTATTTCATAGATGCTGTGCATCCTGAACATCAGTCCCAAGCCGTATGTGGATGGATCAAAAAAGGCGTTCAAAAGACTTTGCAGACATCCGGGAAACAATTGCGATTGCATTTTGCTGGAGCTCTTTGCCTGACAGGAATGAAGATTTTTACAGAGGAATATAAGACAGTTGATGCCGATGCAATGCTCGATTTTTTCAAGAAGCTAGAAAAACAGACAGAGGCTCGAATTATTCATGTAATTTTGGATAATGCAAGATCAAACAAAAATAAGAAACTAGAAGAGTTTCTGATGTCTTCTAGGATTAAAGTGCACTATCTCCCTCCTTATTCGCCGAATTTGAATCCTATTGAACGCTTGTGGAAGATCTTAAAGGAAAAGAAGGTATACAATCGATATTACGAAACGTCGGTGACTTTTTTTCAGGCAATTAGAGGATTCTTCTTAGAAGAGATACCGAAAATAACAGATATTTTGAAATGTAGGATAAACGACAAGTTTCAAGTCGTTGACTTAAATCCCATTAAGCTAGCCGTTTGA
- the uhpC gene encoding MFS transporter family glucose-6-phosphate receptor UhpC, which translates to MSVLNILRPAPYAPEIQDPNEVKERYKYWRFRIFYGMYIGYIFYYFTRKSLTFAMPAMMQQLGLQISDLGILTSVLSITYGISKFLSGVLADRSNPRFFMAIGLILTGVFNVLFGLSSCVWLFALLWGCNGWFQGWGWPPCARLLTHWYSQKERGTWWGLWNTSHSVGGAIIPLIAAFCAQKWGWRYAMYVPGLTCIGIGLFLINRLRDTPQSLGLPAIEKYKNDYPSAKHQEEREFSSKEILLKYVLNNKYIWVLAISYFFVYVIRQAVNDFGALFLMKAKGYSMLSASGSVFWFEAGGIFGSLFAGWASDKVFQGRRGPINVLFSLAVVLAIVGLYWVPHGMLFLDYGLMFTIGFLIFGPQMLIGMSAAELSHKKAAGTATGFAGWWAYLGAAAAGYPITKVVEIWGWQGFFVVLGSCGVIAGILLAPLWGMKSTPRPAVQATEK; encoded by the coding sequence ATGAGCGTACTTAACATTCTAAGACCAGCTCCTTATGCTCCTGAAATTCAAGATCCCAATGAAGTTAAAGAACGTTATAAGTATTGGCGTTTTCGTATTTTTTATGGAATGTACATAGGTTATATATTTTACTATTTTACCCGTAAAAGTCTTACATTTGCTATGCCTGCTATGATGCAACAATTAGGCTTGCAAATTAGCGATTTGGGTATTTTAACTAGTGTTTTGTCTATTACCTATGGGATTAGTAAGTTCTTGAGCGGGGTTCTTGCTGATCGCTCCAATCCTAGATTTTTTATGGCCATCGGTTTGATTTTAACCGGTGTATTTAATGTGTTATTTGGTCTTTCCTCATGCGTGTGGCTATTTGCTCTGCTTTGGGGGTGCAATGGTTGGTTTCAAGGTTGGGGTTGGCCTCCTTGTGCCCGCTTGCTCACACACTGGTATTCCCAAAAAGAGAGGGGAACTTGGTGGGGCTTGTGGAATACTTCACATAGCGTAGGAGGAGCTATTATTCCTCTTATTGCTGCCTTTTGTGCACAAAAGTGGGGCTGGCGCTATGCAATGTATGTACCCGGCCTTACCTGTATTGGAATCGGTTTATTTTTAATTAATCGTTTAAGAGATACTCCTCAGTCTTTAGGATTACCAGCTATTGAAAAGTATAAAAATGATTATCCATCTGCAAAACATCAAGAAGAAAGGGAATTCTCTTCTAAGGAAATTTTACTTAAATATGTGCTGAACAATAAATATATTTGGGTGCTTGCCATTTCTTATTTTTTTGTTTATGTAATTCGCCAAGCTGTCAATGATTTTGGCGCGCTTTTTCTGATGAAAGCAAAAGGCTACTCCATGCTTAGCGCAAGCGGTAGTGTGTTTTGGTTTGAAGCTGGGGGAATTTTTGGTAGTTTATTTGCTGGTTGGGCTTCTGATAAAGTTTTTCAAGGGCGTCGTGGACCCATCAATGTATTATTTAGCTTAGCGGTGGTTCTAGCGATTGTAGGCTTGTATTGGGTTCCTCATGGTATGCTCTTTTTGGATTATGGATTGATGTTTACCATTGGATTTTTAATTTTTGGTCCGCAAATGTTAATTGGAATGTCCGCTGCTGAATTATCTCATAAAAAAGCTGCAGGGACTGCAACAGGATTTGCTGGTTGGTGGGCATATTTAGGAGCAGCTGCAGCAGGTTATCCAATTACCAAAGTAGTTGAAATTTGGGGCTGGCAGGGCTTTTTTGTTGTATTAGGTTCTTGTGGTGTAATTGCTGGTATTTTGCTAGCTCCTTTATGGGGCATGAAAAGCACTCCCCGTCCAGCTGTACAAGCTACTGAAAAATAG